A portion of the Oxynema aestuarii AP17 genome contains these proteins:
- a CDS encoding DUF1622 domain-containing protein, translating to MSHNWMVSLCQLLALFVIFTGIVKSLLVYLRHGLLSGHSALAFQESRLEMGYAFSLGLGFPIGGSILKTTIAPSWNDIGQLAAIIAIRTLLNSLLLQAITGSSSDGDDRDRTSLWDRLKS from the coding sequence ATGTCACATAATTGGATGGTCAGTTTGTGTCAATTACTGGCCTTATTTGTGATTTTCACCGGAATTGTTAAATCCCTGCTGGTTTACCTGCGACACGGTTTGTTAAGCGGACATTCTGCCCTCGCCTTCCAAGAAAGTCGCCTAGAAATGGGGTATGCTTTTTCCCTCGGTTTGGGCTTTCCGATCGGCGGGAGTATCTTGAAAACGACGATCGCCCCGAGTTGGAACGATATCGGCCAACTGGCAGCAATTATCGCCATCCGCACCTTACTCAATTCTCTATTGTTGCAAGCCATTACGGGCAGTTCGTCCGATGGAGACGATCGCGATCGCACCTCTCTGTGGGACCGACTCAAAAGCTGA